Proteins from one Malaya genurostris strain Urasoe2022 chromosome 2, Malgen_1.1, whole genome shotgun sequence genomic window:
- the LOC131432726 gene encoding histone-lysine N-methyltransferase ash1 isoform X1, giving the protein MTTVKTPPVESKPPGKSPLSSSSSSSSSSDSDDGSDSSSDSDSSSVASTSKTSSKQSTDKQQQQQQQQQQQQQQQFSVTSSDSAGLRMKIAIPRNQSNSTPTPSPSGGIGTSTAATINTPNRPGSSASDVQKLAPAPVVASPISPVLAAMSATASLEKIRPGTSSSLSKPESRTSTRKSSKSDSSSESSSCFSNFSDSDSDSSSSDNQADGSKKDDSAGTGQKKHKFVKRKKSNRSVSTSSSSEGSDESSVSDSSSDENQDKDRDANQDACPQNNSVPEKLPLSDVNPASSHPASGSMPDADAGSSSDNELPALVNAAIMRVAESGSDGESCRGTPSAIPQYTSSLLRDFVAKTSMLGSGGGSAETATSAASAEVHKIKTESPIPSQGGSANMMGSSNNSNSNAVNANGLASKPAPIVPIKRRGRPPKSASNTALVAAAKAPTPTVSESPDSGILSTHSSTGSPKTDKKIAVANSQKRRTETEPCSSGATSSKNAVVAPLNKYTIASLDRNTYATERVLYPPRGKKKPGRPAKEKQPPAAAAEDNLDPLWKKIDISQKFHEPRLSGYKSDGGHSTICCSKRLASQSGYISDYGGSSHRKSRLSGYKSDCSTKSRKSCGYKSDYSVKAKSCGYRSDCSTRQRKQVRRKRRKKLVPNNNNLNNKNFNQSSKSSSVSEQDILQLAGLTLGSTSEESSSSQESLLSVNADAPFSKALQISNDQSNSKNSNIPTLLTAKNRVNHLLPINNFKGIFSSLSRFGSADTFSSNISPKNSFAAFLKSNRNKDNGKVNVRKLPLSKANVIRNSEECSKRFQRSTSQDLLSRITNADIPKASPAKSVCSKRSRRKSCHSDRLDTASVKSSGTTIRQRRLSTMSRCSSRSAGSRHPWRKKKRKRLRSNSVAGKSSADIKLGMEIERLNESFGSQCRISSEGRAKDGLLGIGAAALAGAAAKNQQKGRSTKKRKASEHVESPSSAATGTKRRNKKSLPTQSPDDHKLPLKKRHYLLSEQTAKGNDSGAEKDETKSHSVIHSCAAASGRASTLTVASGSSTSASVTVSSKDLTKAVTPKKRHLLKSPEPVIIEEIVQIKSSDSPLPVEARLAAELAAVDTGHSHPKKSETISRKKNRLEGLVSKIQPTATVTAILADNNILAATNHRSTPHARPTVIHTSSSSAANAPPPGVFEPTVDLELSIPASIPSLIAKVELLDSPRLKETISKLEGEDISRKGSEKVIESLLTKTGAHLLLKKKRKKPNRTGFPTVKKKKRKLVEKDPSDEEQKPEVGPELFDSSNLTKHVPSEAERAAKEKHHKEGPKNCDRVPKEGEPTDTFIERNTRPRLSVVSLERLQGKIPMSGREPAATPTGSSGRGRKSALSSAAESPNARGAPAERRQLREKSRDKSEPERKSSKSKDRKSRLGAELPVKLPDKDLAVKSHRQKEKIVVIPDKLSKLRDKFTETPRLEKSSKRSDRPPAEALTDKSTRKKETLPESHTPSEKVSQRQKEAQEESSKKSLKQTETAEASPSVARSNEKLTKNKENKLQTMKVKALAVPPSVAKSNEKMAKEKDSKLLSPKQKEKLQPESEVHLNVGKSNEKLATKEKERKLLTLKQKDKHPESEVSPSVEKSTDKPAKEKENKLLCLKPKEKPSEIPTSDVKTSDKTTKEKENKLPLPAPKKAKISTEASAAPLPVRRTRSCSIALDSMELAAKRKASQDNEIVLKNAVIKLQPCMISNEDSDSLDSMPLLKRLQSRSISRQQKHSIVSETLVTSPKAPSRLRGRPRTASPIPAAETPPIPVTPTLSEQLSKLRRSRMSVVDTARRQEVDHTPVAMPCIKETRSAAARKSFTKDPPAEQQHLDIPPVKIIISKKDQKAVASAVAVEKQFETVKSPQPTDIVEMNEDHSKNRSSSRIDIVLDKIRKEQKKPEEVASVKLKRMKSDEPKADEEKPSKILKKNSTELTAQKVVVPLVPVDVHKFDLEESITQLSKIQPASSTEDLEHDPLPADEGPPDYFRNETPSPAVDGKTKKVPRKKYITAGLFSDCYKDDGKVSGRNIPKVQPETLLPPPAYCERFLRRTQRDFQLPFDLWWLHDNGKLTARHTVASWNYRKIRTNVYYDVKPNPSTDHPQCNCKPDSGCQDDCLNRLVYVECMTESCPCGDRCRNTKIQRHEYAPGLERFMTEQKGWGIRSKEGVKKGTFIMEYLGEVVTDKEFKERMRTIYLTDNHHYCLNLTGGLVIDGHRMGSDCRFVNHSCAPNCEMQKWSVNGLFRMALFASRDIPANEELTYDYNFSLFNPSEGQPCKCETKQCRGVIGGKSQRIKPLPVVVEAKNIAEAVAVSTTANPPTISTTETSPRSAARSRKRQAKKNAPLTQLNGQPLPNFVAPTVKERALIVEHHCFLMRNLNKIRKLKDRSPEHPSSQSASPAPGQVAGVNGKPSLASQISALRCPRNMRTRGLAFVEDDPELEKIARIAVALKELCIEIASLKDEKGQLYQNRLAPPSKKKVPLYYERIPRPIDLAQIQSNIEQGSYKQPKLFEDDLLIMFGNAVKYYGINSAEGIASQKLKEHYYTCKQRQVDKLIAYVGEQNELLRGFIPKTEPETIVPVKGRGKFKQEQPEDIIRCICGLFKDEGLMIQCSRCLVWQHIECTKADPAVDNYLCEKCLPRSINYEIPLNDFTEEGYQYYISLMRGNLQIRQTDTVYVLRDIPMAPDPNNPEGPPRKHTYETIGKVDYAECDIFRVESLWKDKEGRRFVYGHHYLRPHETYHEPTRRFYPNEVMRVPLYEVIPIELVMDRCWVLDPATFCKGRPVDSSEPHVYICELRVDKSARLFSKISRHAHPVCMKSYAFHKFEEKLKISKTFAPHDLGSLSHLLTAKDNRRKGSKKDDANSTTSATPTVGSKKMTPVMQLLPPPPKTDSNSPDGALILPSIETLAEKRNRLEEVLGRLMTKLNTNPAALPVVDISYLLTGRGARLRRTIANATPVPII; this is encoded by the exons ATGACGACGGTGAAAACTCCGCCGGTGGAATCAAAACCACCCGGCAAATCTCCTCTGTCGtcctcgtcgtcgtcatcgtcgtcctcggattcggatgatgggTCGGATTCCTCTTCGGATTCTGATTCCTCGTCAGTTGCTTCTACCAGTAAGACGAGCAGCAAGCAAAGCACCGacaaacagcaacagcagcagcagcagcaacaacaacaacaacagcaacagttCAGCGTGACGAG CTCCGACAGCGCCGGGCTTCGGATGAAAATCGCCATCCCTCGAAATCAATCCAACTCAACGCCGACCCCATCGCCTTCCGGTGGGATCGGTACCAGTACTGCTGCCACAATCAACACTCCGAATCGTCCGGGATCATCGGCTAGTGATGTACAGAAGTTGGCTCCTGCTCCGGTGGTAGCATCACCGATTAGTCCGGTACTAGCAGCGATGAGTGCAACCGCGAGTCTCGAGAAAATTCGTCCAGGAACAAGCTCTTCATTGTCTAAACCGGAAAGTCGCACATCGACTAGAAAAAGTAGTAAAAGCGATTCCAGTTCCGAGAGTTCGTCGTGTTTCTCAAATTTCAGCGACAGTGACAGCGACAGCAGCAGCTCCGACAATCAAGCGGACGGCAGCAAGAAAGATGACTCGGCAGGAACTGGACAGAAAAAACACAAATTTGTCAAGAGGAAGAAG AGCAATCGAAGTGTATCGACAAGTAGCAGTAGTGAAGGAAGTGATGAGTCCAGTGTTTCAGATTCCAGTAGCGATGAGAACCAGGATAAGGATAGAGATGCCAACCAGGATGCGTGCCCACAGaacaattcagttccagagaaaCTGCCTCTGTCGGATGTTAATCCGGCTTCCTCGCATCCCGCATCAGGTTCGATGCCAGATGCCGATGCCGGTTCCTCATCCGATAATGAACTTCCTGCGCTGGTGAATGCCGCGATTATGCGTGTGGCCGAAAGTGGTTCTGATGGTGAAAGCTGTCGCGGAACGCCATCGGCTATTCCTCAGTACACTTCTAGTTTACTTCGGGATTTTGTGGCAAAAACCAGTATGCTCGGTAGTGGAGGAGGTTCCGCAGAAACGGCAACCTCCGCAGCTTCTGCAGAGGTACATAAAATCAAGACTGAATCACCCATCCCGAGTCAAGGTGGTAGTGCAAACATGATGGGCTCTAgtaacaacagcaacagcaacgcaGTTAACGCAAATGGACTAGCGTCTAAGCCGGCGCCAATTGTTCCTATAAAACGAAGAGGTAGGCCCCCGAAATCAGCCAGCAATACGGCACTCGTTGCTGCTGCGAAAGCTCCTACTCCAACGGTTAGCGAATCTCCTGACTCGGGCATACTTTCCACGCACAGTTCCACAGGTTCTCCTAAAACGGATAAAAAAATTGCAGTGGCCAACAGTCAAAAGCGACGCACCGAAACCGAACCATGTAGTAGCGGTGCTACAAGTAGTAAGAATGCAGTCGTTGCGCCACTGAATAAATACACCATAGCTAGTTTGGATCGAAATACCTACGCGACGGAACGAGTCCTCTATCCTCCAAGAGGCAAGAAAAAGCCAGGTAGACCCGCTAAAGAGAAACAACCACCGGCAGCAGCCGCCGAAGACAATCTCGATCCGTTGTGGAAAAAGATCGACATCAGCCAAAAGTTTCATGAACCTCGGCTCAGTGGCTATAAAAGTGATGGCGGTCATTCAACGATTTGCTGCAGTAAACGGTTGGCTTCGCAAAGTGGTTACATTAGCGATTACGGTGGCAGCAGTCATCGGAAAAGTCGTTTATCTGGCTACAAATCGGACTGTAGTACGAAGTCGAGAAAAAGTTGTGGCTACAAAAGTGATTACAGCGTCAAAGCCAAAAGCTGCGGCTATCGAAGTGACTGCAGTACTCGCCAACGGAAGCAGGTTCGACGGAAACGACGAAAGAAGTTGGTACCGAACAATAATAATTTGAACAATAAAAACTTTAACCAGAGCAGTAAATCTTCGAGTGTTAGCGAACAGGACATACTGCAGCTGGCCGGACTTACGTTGGGGAGCACAAGCGAGGAAAGCAGCAGTAGTCAGGAGTCTTTACTATCCGTTAATGCAGACGCCCCATTTAGCAAAGCACTTCAAATCTCCAACGATCAAtcgaacagtaaaaacagtaacatACCTACTCTTTTGACGGCGAAGAATCGTGTCAATCATTTGCTTCCAATTAATAACTTCAAGGGCATTTTCTCTTCGTTGAGCCGTTTCGGAAGCGCTGACACTTTTTCTTCCAACATCAGTCCGAAGAATTCATTCGCTGCCTTCCTCAAGAGCAATCGCAATAAGGATAATGGGAAGGTCAACGTACGGAAGTTACCCCTGTCCAAGGCCAACGTTATCAGGAACTCGGAGGAGTGCAGTAAACGGTTTCAGCGAAGTACCAGTCAAGATTTGCTGAGTCGAATAACGAATGCGGATATCCCGAAAGCTTCACCAGCCAAATCAGTTTGTTCCAAACGAAGTCGGCGGAAGAGTTGCCATAGTGACCGATTGGATACGGCTTCCGTCAAGAGTTCCGGTACGACCATTCGTCAGCGAAGGCTAAGTACGATGAGCCGATGTAGCAGTAGATCTGCCGGGTCGAGACACCCCTGGAGGAAAAAGAAAAGGAAACGGCTACGTTCCAATTCCGTAGCGGGGAAATCGTCGGCCGACATCAAGCTAGGAATGGAAATCGAACGATTAAATGAGTCGTTCGGTAGTCAGTGCCGCATAAGCTCAGAGGGAAGAGCGAAGGACGGATTGCTGGGTATTGGGGCAGCTGCATTAGCCGGTGCGGCTGCCAAAAATCAGCAGAAAGGGCGTTCCACCAAAAAACGGAAGGCCTCGGAACATGTGGAATCTCCGTCGTCAGCTGCCACGGGTACAAAGCGACGCAACAAAAAATCTCTACCTACGCAGAGTCCTGACGATCACAAGTTGCCACTGAAGAAGCGACACTATCTACTAAGTGAACAAACGGCGAAGGGAAATGATAGCGGAGCAGAGAAGGACGAGACCAAGAGTCATTCTGTGATTCATTCGTGTGCTGCTGCGAGTGGCCGAGCATCGACATTGACGGTGGCTTCAGGTTCATCGACATCTGCCTCGGTAACCGTTTCATCCAAGGATCTTACAAAAGCTGTGACGCCAAAAAAGCGACATCTCCTAAAATCACCAGAACCGGTTATCATCGAGGAGATCGTTCAAATCAAATCTAGCGATTCTCCGTTGCCGGTTGAAGCCAGGTTGGCTGCTGAGCTCGCTGCCGTCGATACCGGTCATAGTCATCCGAAAAAGAGCGAAACAATTTCTAGGAAGAAGAACCGGTTGGAAGGTCTGGTATCGAAAATACAACCGACGGCCACGGTTACTGCGATTCTGGCAGATAACAATATATTGGCAGCAACCAATCATCGCTCGACGCCCCATGCTCGGCCTACTGTGATCCACACGTCTTCTTCCTCAGCTGCCAATGCGCCTCCACCGGGAGTATTCGAGCCAACGGTCGATCTGGAGCTTTCGATTCCTGCTTCAATTCCTTCTCTGATTGCCAAAGTCGAACTATTGGATAGTCCACGATTGAAGGAAACTATTTCCAAGCTGGAAGGTGAGGATATTTCGAGAAAAGGTTCCGAAAAAGTAATTGAATCGCTTCTTACCAAAACAGGAGCCCATCTGTTGCTGAAGAAAAAGCGCAAGAAACCGAATCGAACCGGTTTTCCCAcagtcaaaaagaaaaaaaggaaattggTTGAAAAGGATCCGTCCGATGAGGAACAGAAACCGGAGGTTGGTCCTGAATTGTTCGATTCTTCCAACTTGACGAAACATGTGCCATCGGAAGCAGAGAGGGCAGCTAAAGAAAAGCACCACAAAGAAGGTCCAAAAAATTGTGACCGTGTGCCAAAGGAGGGTGAACCGACAGATACTTTCATCGAACGGAACACACGTCCCCGTTTGTCGGTGGTGAGTCTGGAACGTTTGCAAGGAAAAATTCCGATGAGTGGACGGGAACCGGCCGCGACTCCAACGGGTAGTTCTGGACGAGGACGAAAATCAGCTCTTTCTTCTGCTGCAGAATCCCCTAACGCACGAGGTGCTCCTGCAGAAAGAAGGCAACTCAGAGAAAAATCCAGAGATAAAAGTGAACCGGAAAGAAAAAGTTCCAAATCAAAAGACAGGAAATCTCGTCTCGGGGCAGAGTTACCGGTTAAGCTACCAGACAAAGATTTGGCAGTGAAAAGTCACagacaaaaagaaaaaattgtcgTTATTCCGGACAAACTTTCCAAACTTCGAGACAAATTTACGGAAACACCGCGCCTTGAAAAGTCGTCTAAACGAAGCGATAGGCCACCGGCAGAAGCACTCACGGATAAATCCactagaaagaaggaaactcttCCTGAATCTCATACTCCAAGTGAAAAGGTTTCGCAAAGGCAGAAGGAAGCACAGGAAGAGTCGTCCAAGAAAAGTTTGAAACAAACGGAAACGGCCGAAGCCTCTCCGAGTGTAGCGAGATCGAATGAGAAATTAACGAAAAACAAGGAGAATAAGTTACAGACCATGAAAGTAAAGGCACTGGCAGTTCCTCCGAGTGTAGCGAAGTCAAACGAGAAAATGGCTAAAGAGAAGGACAGCAAATTACTGAGTCCTAAACAAAAAGAGAAACTTCAGCCCGAGTCAGAAGTGCATCTGAATGTTGGTAAGTCGAACGAAAAACTGGCAACGaaagagaaagaaagaaaattaCTAACCTTGAAACAGAAGGACAAacatccagaatcggaagtttcGCCGAGCGTAGAGAAATCGACTGACAAACCGGCGAAAGAAAAGGAAAATAAACTACTTTGCTTAAAGCCGAAAGAAAAACCGTCGGAAATTCCTACGAGTGATGTCAAAACAAGCGACAAAACGACTAAAGAAAAGGAAAATAAGCTACCGCTTCCGGCACCGAAGAAAGCGAAAATTTCCACTGAAGCAAGTGCTGCCCCGCTACCGGTGCGCAGAACccgcagctgttccatcgctctaGACTCGATGGAGTTGGCAGCGAAGCGGAAAGCCAGTCAAGACAACGAAATCGTACTGAAGAATGCCGTCATCAAACTGCAACCTTGCATGATATCGAACGAAGATTCCGACAGCTTAGATTCCATGCCACTTCTGAAGCGTCTCCAATCTCGCTCAATATCCAGACAGCAGAAGCATTCGATTGTTTCCGAAACTCTTGTAACTTCCCCCAAAGCACCGAGTCGACTACGAGGCCGGCCACGGACCGCATCCCCAATACCTGCTGCCGAAACTCCTCCCATCCCCGTTACACCGACCTTGTCCGAACAGCTGAGCAAGCTGAGACGATCGCGAATGAGCGTTGTTGACACGGCGAGACGTCAAGAGGTAGACCATACGCCAGTAGCAATGCCTTGTATTAAAGAAACTAGGTCGGCTGCCGCAAGGAAATCTTTTACTAAGGATCCACCCGCGGAACAACAGCACTTGGATATTCCACCGGTGAAGATAATCATTTCGAAAAAAGACCAGAAAGCAGTAGCTTCAGCCGTTGCTGttgaaaaacaatttgaaactGTGAAGAGTCCACAGCCGACCGATATAGTAGAAATGAACGAGGATCACTCCAAGAATCGATCTTCGAGTAGAATTGATATCGTCCTGGACAAGATTAGAAAGGAACAGAAAAAACCTGAGGAAGTTGCAAGTGTTAAGCTAAAACGGATGAAAAGTGACGAACCCAAGGCAGACGAGGAAAAACCGagcaaaatattgaaaaagaaTTCCACGGAACTGACCGCACAGAAAGTGGTTGTTCCGTTGGTTCCCGTGGATGTGCATAAATTCGACTTAGAGGAATCTATCACTCAACTGTCGAAGATACAGCCGGCTTCATCTACGGAAGATTTGGAACATGATCCGCTTCCGGCGGACGAAGGACCACCGGATTATTTCCGTAACGAGACTCCCTCGCCAGCTGTGGATGGTAAAACGAAGAAAGTGCCTCGTAAAAAATATATCACCGCCGGGCTTTTCTCCGATTGCTACAAAGATGACGGCAAAGTGTCTGGTCGAAATATTCCGAAAGTACAACCGGAAACGCTTCTACCGCCACCGGCCTACTGTGAGCGGTTTCTTCGTAGAACCCAACGGGACTTCCAATTGCCGTTCGATCTGTGGTGGTTACACGACAACGGTAAACTTACAGCCCGACATACAGTGGCAAGTTGGAACTACAGAAAAATCCGAACGAACGTTTATTACGATGTCAAGCCGAACCCGTCTACCGATCATCCGCAGTGTAACTGCAAGCCGGATAGCGGCTGCCAGGACGATTGCCTAAACCGGTTAGTATATGTCGAATGTATGACGGAAAGCTGTCCCTGCGGAGATCGTTGTCGAAACACGAAAATTCAGCGGCACGAGTATGCACCGGGATTGGAACGGTTCATGACCGAACAGAAGGGTTGGGGCATTCGTTCGAAGGAGGGCGTTAAGAAGGGAACATTCATCATGGAATACCTGGGAGAGGTTGTTACCGATAAGGAATTCAAGGAACGGATGCGAACAATCTATCTCACCGACAATCATCACTACTGTCTGAATCTCACCGGTGGCCTTGTAATCGATGGTCACCGAATGGGTAGTGACTGTCGCTTCGTTAATCACTCGTGCGCCCCAAACTGCGAGATGCAAAAATGGTCCGTCAATGGGCTCTTTAGAATGGCCCTGTTTGCATCCCGTGATATTCCAGCCAATGAAGAATTGACGTACGACTATAACTTCTCGTTGTTCAATCCATCCGAAGGACAACCGTGCAAATGTGAAACAAAGCAGTGTCGCGGTGTTATCGGAGGTAAATCCCAGCGAATCAAACCGCTTCCGGTGGTCGTCGAAGCGAAAAACATCGCTGAGGCTGTGGCTGTTTCAACAACCGCCAATCCACCAACGATTTCGACCACCGAAACAAGCCCACGAAGTGCTGCTCGTTCACGAAAACGTCAAGCAAAGAAAAATGCTCCACTAACGCAGCTCAACGGTCAACCATTGCCAAACTTTGTTGCACCGACGGTCAAGGAACGCGCTCTGATCGTGGAACATCATTGTTTCCTGATGCGAAATCTCAACAAAATACGGAAACTGAAGGATCGTTCGCCGGAACATCCATCGTCGCAATCGGCTAGTCCGGCTCCCGGGCAAGTGGCGGGAGTCAACGGGAAACCATCGCTAGCATCACAGATATCTGCCCTGCGCTGTCCACGGAATATGCGTACCCGCGGGTTGGCATTCGTCGAAGATGATCCCGAACTGGAGAAGATCGCGCGGATTGCTGTGGCGCTGAAGGAGCTCTGCATCGAAATCGCCAGCTTGAAAG ATGAAAAAGGTCAGCTATATCAGAACCGCTTGGCACCGCCATCCAAGAAGAAGGTCCCACTGTACTACGAACGAATTCCGCGTCCGATCGATCTAGCCCAGATTCAGTCTAACATCGAGCAGGGTTCGTACAAGCAACCGAAACTGTTCGAAGATGATCTGCTCATCATGTTTGGTAATGCAGTTAAATACTACGGTATCAATTCGGCGGAAGGAATCGCATCGCAAAAACTGAAGGAACACTACTACACTTGCAAGCAGCGCCAGGTGGACAAACTGATTGCTTACGTGGGGGAGCAGAATGAGCTACTGAGAGGATTTATTCCGAAGACAGAACCGGAAACGATTGTCCCAGTGAAAGGTCGGGGCAAGTTCAAGCAGGAACAACCGGAGGATATTATTCGATGCATTTGTGGTCTGTTCAAAGACGAAGGGTTGATGATTCAGTGTTCCAGATGTTTGGTTTGGCAGCACATTGAGTGTACGAAGGCAGATCCAGCGGTGGATAATTATCTTTGTGAAAAATGCTTACCTCGGTCAATAAACTACGAAATTCCTCTGAACGATTTTACAGAGGAAGGATATCAGTACTACATTTCACTGATGCGAGGAAATCTGCAAATTCGTCAAACCGATACGGTGTACGTACTGCGAGACATCCCAATGGCTCCAGATCCGAACAATCCGGAAGGTCCTCCGAGAAAGCATACCTACGAAACCATCGGTAAAGTGGACTATGCTGAATGTGATATCTTTCGGGTGGAAAGCCTCTGGAAGGATAAGGAAGGTCGCCGGTTTGTCTACGGTCATCACTATTTGCGTCCGCACGAAACGTACCACGAACCAACCCGACGATTCTATCCCAATGAGGTGATGCGGGTACCACTTTATGAAGTGATTCCGATAGAACTGGTGATGGATCGTTGCTGGGTGCTGGATCCGGCCACGTTCTGCAAAGGAAGACCAGTGGACAGCTCCGAACCGCACGTTTACATCTGCGAGCTGCGAGTGGATAAGAGTGCTCGGTTATTTTCGAAAATCTCCCGCCATGCGCATCCGGTTTGCATGAAATCCTATGCATTCCACAAATTTGAGGAGAAACTGAAAATTTCCAAGACATTTGCG CCTCATGATCTAGGTTCATTGTCTCATCTGCTAACCGCCAAGGACAACCGGAGGAAAGGTTCTAAGAAGGATGATGCCAACTCGACGACCTCGGCAACGCCTACCGTAGGTTCGAAGAAGATGACACCAGTTATGCAGCTGCTACCACCTCCACCGAAG ACTGACAGCAACAGTCCTGATGGGGCGCTCATACTACCTTCAATCGAG ACCCTTGCGGAGAAACGTAACCGATTGGAAGAAGTTCTGGGCCGCCTGATGACAAAACTGAACACGAATCCGGCTGCCTTACCCGTGGTGGACATCAGCTATCTACTGACCGGACGGGGGGCACGTCTCCGAAGAACCATCGCCAATGCCACACCGGTTCCAATTATTTGA